The Polyangiaceae bacterium genome includes a region encoding these proteins:
- a CDS encoding thioredoxin domain-containing protein, whose amino-acid sequence MRIALWLIILRISTLVALGVSGALLVDYVSFSPAFCSPGSGCSAVRSSGFGYLFNGLLPVPAIGIAGFAALFVVSLSAGLRRWTFPMAGVGGAVALFFIVLQAVKIGEFCLLCVVVDVAGIIAAVAAYFAQKQERARDPFAPWAWVLFAVAAIGAPLAWPRLRPQAPVPAGIASYYQAGKINVVEFADFECPFCRALHPLLKKLVKEREGKVNFVRLNMPLPRHTSAMDAAKAAVCAEAQGKGDEMADQMFEIEDLSTTNLRRIAMGIRLDPKAFDACFAAPATVERIQRESKILRDAGFQGLPTTYVGARQIVGAQAEEVFREAFDQAARGEGGSGVPGGVFAAVIAAAVGAVAFLGRRTDDDEPEPNPRERKRARDDDDDSDSDDDDSDSDDDDSDSDDDDSDSDDDDSDSDDDDRGGGGDDSSSSDSSDSGSSDRG is encoded by the coding sequence GTGCGGATCGCCCTCTGGCTCATCATCCTGCGCATCTCGACCCTGGTCGCCCTGGGCGTCAGCGGCGCGTTGTTGGTGGACTACGTGAGCTTCAGCCCGGCGTTCTGCAGCCCCGGCTCTGGCTGCTCGGCGGTGCGCTCGAGCGGGTTCGGCTATCTGTTCAACGGCCTCCTGCCCGTGCCGGCGATCGGCATCGCGGGATTCGCCGCGCTCTTCGTGGTCTCGCTCTCCGCTGGTCTCCGGCGCTGGACGTTCCCCATGGCCGGTGTGGGCGGCGCCGTCGCGCTCTTCTTCATCGTGCTCCAAGCGGTGAAGATCGGCGAATTCTGCCTGCTCTGCGTGGTGGTGGACGTGGCCGGGATCATCGCCGCCGTCGCGGCGTACTTCGCGCAGAAGCAAGAGCGCGCGCGGGATCCGTTCGCGCCCTGGGCCTGGGTGCTGTTCGCCGTCGCGGCCATCGGCGCGCCCCTGGCCTGGCCGCGCCTCCGGCCTCAGGCGCCCGTCCCCGCCGGCATCGCCAGCTACTACCAGGCCGGCAAGATCAACGTCGTCGAGTTCGCCGACTTCGAGTGCCCGTTCTGCCGCGCGCTCCACCCGCTCTTGAAGAAGCTGGTGAAGGAGCGCGAAGGCAAGGTGAACTTCGTGCGCCTGAACATGCCGCTGCCGCGCCACACGAGCGCGATGGACGCCGCCAAGGCCGCGGTGTGCGCCGAAGCGCAGGGCAAGGGCGACGAGATGGCCGACCAGATGTTCGAGATCGAGGATCTGTCGACCACCAACCTGCGCCGCATCGCGATGGGGATCCGGCTCGATCCGAAGGCGTTCGACGCCTGCTTCGCGGCGCCCGCCACCGTCGAGCGCATCCAGCGCGAGTCGAAGATCCTGCGCGACGCCGGCTTCCAGGGCCTGCCGACGACCTACGTCGGCGCGCGGCAGATCGTCGGCGCTCAGGCCGAGGAAGTGTTCCGCGAGGCCTTCGACCAGGCGGCCCGTGGCGAGGGCGGGAGCGGTGTCCCCGGCGGGGTGTTCGCGGCGGTCATCGCGGCCGCGGTGGGCGCGGTGGCGTTCCTGGGACGGCGCACCGACGACGACGAGCCCGAACCCAACCCGCGGGAACGCAAACGCGCGAGGGACGACGACGACGACTCTGATTCCGACGACGACGACTCTGATTCCGACGACGACGACTCTGATTCCGACGACGACGACTCTGATTCCGACGACGACGACTCTGATTCCGACGACGACGACCGCGGGGGCGGCGGTGACGACTCGAGCTCGAGCGACAGCAGCGACTCGGGCTCGAGTGACAGAGGGTAG